GCTTCCACACGGGGTCTGACGGCAGGATCACGTCGGCGGGCCAGCCCGGTATCGCACTCGCCGGCAGGAGAATCTGATACCCGATCGCTTCGTAACCCCGGCACCGGCGGTCGAACATCCGTGCCAGCATCGGCACATTCAGATCGGCGTAGTCGAACACGCGCACGTCCCGCTTGCCATCGTGCAGGCGGTGCAGCCGACCCGCGTACTGGGCGACGGTACCCCGCCACGACACGGGCAGCGTCAGGAACAGCGTGTCGAGCCTCGGGTCGTCAAACCCTTCTCCGATGTACTTCCCTGTTGCCAAGATGACGCGCCCTTCGCCTGGCGGCACCGACGTCAGGCGTTCCGCCATCGCGAGTCGCTGCTTCTTGCCGAGCCCGGCCCTGAGGATGATCACGTGAGCGACCTGACCGACGATCCCGGCCTCGAGCCGGTCGAGGTGCTCGTTCCGTTCCGTCAGGACGAGCGGAGACCGGCCGGTGCTCACCGCCTCCACCACGTCGGCGCAGATGCGATGATTACGCTGGTCGTCCTCCACCAGGCCCTGGTACAACGCCTGGAACTCCAGGCGTCTGTCCGACTCAGGCTCGCGCAGAGGCAGAAAGGCGGTCGGCTGCACAAGCACGATGTGCTCGAACGGGTGGGCGGCGGCTTGAGTCCGTGGGTCGACTCTATGCCGAACCGGCCCGCACTGCATGAAGATGATGGGGTGGTGCCCGTCCTTGCGGATCACCGTGGCGGAGAGGCCGAGGACGAACCGGGCCTTCGACTGGCGGGCGACATTCTCGAAGCTCTGCGCCGACAGGTGGTGGCACTCATCGACGATGAGGTGACCGTAGTCGGCAACGCGATCGTCAACGACGCCCTTTCGGACCAGGCTCTGGATGATGGCGACATCGAGTCGGCCCGTGGCTCGATCGCGTCCGCCGCCAATCCGACCGATCGCTTTCGACGGTACGCCGAGAAACGTTGACAATCGATCCACCCACTGATCCATGAGTTGCCGGCGGTGGACCAGCACAAGCGCGTTCACGCCGCGTCTGGCGATAAGCCATGCCGCGATGACCGTCTTCCCGAACGCCGTCGTGGCCGCCAACACGCCGGTATCGTGCCTCAGCATGGCTTCAGCGGCTCGCTGCTGGTCGACTCGCAGCTCTCCCTGGAAACGCACGTCCAGATTCGTGCCCGCCTGGCGTTCGTCGCGGAGCACTGTCCGTACGCCCGCGTTGTGCAGCACCGCGCGCACATCGTCCAGGCAGCCTCGTGGCAGACCGATGTGATGGGGATGGTCCTCCGCACAGGCCACCACGCGAGGCTTGCCGAACGTGGAGAACCGCATCGCCTGTGCCGCGTAGAACTCGGGGTTCTGAAAGGCCGCCACCCGCAGCAACCGATTCCGCAGACCGGGGTTCAGGCCGTCCTTCGGGATGTAGAGCTGGTTCGCCTGGACGATCTCAATCGACTTCGGAAGAAGCCCGGTGACCGGCGGGTCTTTGTGACCACGTGAGGGCGGTGCGATCCACGGAGCGTCGTCATCGTCCTCGTCCGGCGGCAGCCGTACGCCGAGGATGCGACCGTTGTGTTCGGCCTCCTGCGCCAGCCGCTCGGCGTGGTCCCGACTGACTCGCCGGACACCTGCCAGAAAGGCCCACTGGTCCAACCAGGGCGACAGATTGTCGTTGAGAAACACACTGTGTCCCTGGTCGCGGGCTCGCTTCTGCAGGGGCAGGGCGATGAGGTTCCCGAAGCCACCTTGCGGCATCGTGTCCTGATTCGGAAACAGCCGGTCGTACGAATCCAACCCGATGTCCGGCCGCCCTTCCATCGTCTCGGTGAGCAGGAAGGATCCCAGTCTGCGGGCGAGCGCCGCCGGTATGGCCCGGTCGAAGAACATCCAGACATGTCCGCCTCGCCCGGAGCGAGACCGCTCGAGGGCCGCCGGCAAATCGAACCGCCGGCAGGTCGCGAGGAAGGCGACGGCATCCTCCTGCCAGCCCTCCTTGTCGAAGTCGATCGCGAGGAAGTGGCAGGTCTCGTCCAGCAGCAGCGGGTACACGCCCGCAACGAATGGCAGTCCTGCGGCGTCCTTCCCTGTCAGATGCCAACTGATGACGTCGTCGGTCACCGGAAGAAAGCGACGCTGTGGACAGTCCGTGCACTTGATCCGGGGCTTCTCGCACAGGCCCCTCACCCACTCGTTGCCACAGGCGGGCTGATAGCCTGCCTTCCCTGTCCGCCGACTCTCGAACCGGCGCGGATACACGTCCTCTCGACCGCGGAAGAGCGAACGGAAGAGCGCGATCTTCTCCTGGGGCGGTGAAGTCCGCGAGGCGAGCAACGGTATCGGTCTGCTCGGCACGAGGATCAGTCTAGCCGGGATCAGCTGCCGCGTGCCGCTCCAAGGACCGGGGCGTCGTGCTGGGGCTGATTTGGGGGGTTGGAACGCGGGATCAGCGGATCACGCGTGTTGCGAGGTCACGACTTTCGGAGAAGACATAGAAACAGCCCGGTTCTTGAAAACCCTGTCAAGACCGACTCCCGCCGCCTCCATTCGACTCGCCTGCCACCTGCCTTCGGCGAGCCGCAGGCTCGCTCATGGCAGGCCCCCGGTGGGAAAATGCCCTGAGCGAGCGACCGAAGGGAGCGAGTCGAAGGGCAAGATCTCCACTCTCAGTCCGCGTCAGGTGCGAAAACTCGGCCGAGGACGGATCTCCGACAAATAGGCGTGTCGACTGCTTCGAGGGAGCTTGCGCCTCGGGAACCTCGGCCCGATCTGCGGGCCTACGATACCCCAGGCTTGCATCCCTTGATTTTGGGGCGGCCCCCGCGGGCACGCTTGGGCCATGGACACGCTGCCTCCCCCGCTCGCCTTCTTCGTCCTGCTCTTCGCCGGCTGGGTCAACCGGCAGCAGCAGGCCGTCATTGACTACCTGCTCGAGGAGAACCGTGTCCTCCCTGCCGCGCACGGTTCCCGACGGTTTCGTCTCACCGACGACCAGCGGCGCCGCCTGGCCGTGAAAGGCCAGGTTCTCGGCCGGCGCCGCCTCGCCGACATCGCCGGCATCGTCACGCCCGACACCATCCTCCGGTGGTATCGGCGGCTCGTCGCCGCGAAGTACGACGGCTCACAAACGCGCCGCCCGGGGCGCCCGCCCACCACGCCGGACATCGCCGCGCTCGTCGTCCGCATGGCGACCGAGAACCCGACCTGGGGCTACACCCGTATCCGCGGCGGGCTGAAGCGGCTCGGCCACGCCGTGGCGCGCAACACCATCAAGGCGATCCTCAACGACCACGGCATCGAGCCCGCACCGGAGCGCGGCACGAAGACGCCCTGGAAGACATTCCTGGCCGCCCATTGGGACGGTCTCGCGGCGGCCGACTTCTTCACCGTCGAGGTGCTGACCATGCGCGGACTGGTCCGCTACGTCGTCTGCTTCGTCATGAAGCTCAAGACCCGCACGGTGAAGATCGCCGGGATCACGCGTCAGCCGGACGAGGCCTGGATGATGCAGGTCGCCCGGAACCTGACCGACGCGCACGACGGCTTCCTGCGCGGCGTGACGCACCTCATCCTGGACCGCGACCCGCTCTACCCCGCCGCCTTTCGGCGCCTGCTCCGGCGCAGTGGCGTGACGCCCCTGGTCCTGCCGGCCTGGAGGCCCAATTTGAACGCGTTTGCCGAGCAATTTGTGCGGTCCGTCAAATCCGAGTGCCTGGAGCGGATCGTGCCACTTGGCGAAGGGCACCTCCGGGCGGCCGTCCGCGCGTTTGTCGAGCATTATCGTGCGGAGCGGCCGCACCAAGGTCTGGGCAATGAGATCATCGCCCCCAAGACACCGTCGATCGGCACCGGCCCGGTCACGTGCCGGGCCCGGCTTGGCGGCGTGCTCAAGTTCTATGACCGCGAGGCCGCGTAGCCCGATGGGCCGAGTCTTCGCACACGGCCCAAGGTCGCGGCTACGTGGCCGAGGCTGTCGCCGTGCTGGCACCGCGCCTGGCAGCAGGCCACGGGTTGATGCTGCAGCTCGGGTGAATAGCGTCGTCGAATGGCGGGACGGCCCGCGTTCTCGCGCGCGCCGGCTTGACGGAATCGCAACAGGTCCTGGTCCATCAGTTTCTCCTTGTGAGAGAAGCTGTCGCCGGCTTTCAGGCGGCTGACCAGATGGGCTGGGGCGAGGGCCTACTGACTGGCGCGCTCGACTTCGCTCCGCCTTTACGTGCAATGGCGGCCACCCATCCACGCTATCATGTCCTCACACCCCCATGGCGCTCCAAACGTCACGGCTCGCCGTCGATGCCCTGGCCATCGTCAAGGACCAGCCGGCAAACACACTTCAACCTCCGCTACCTGACGGGATCCATCTGCGGTGGTCATTCGACCGCACGGCGGGCTTCCCGTGGTACGGCTACTACTTGTTCCGCCGCTCCCATAATGCGGCGGACCGGCAGGCTCGACATCCGGCACTGGAAAGCCTTGCGATTCAGCCGGGCGCCACCAACGTAGTCACGAGCGACGGCGAGTTCTCGAGCGACAGCAGCCTCGCAGTCGTGAACTATACGGCTCCGGGTGTTCCTGCGGCCCGCGGGTTGGATCTATCCGGCCGCACCTATCTGCGCTTCGCGCCGTCAGAACTCGTGAGCCGCGTGGTTGTCCGCGTGGGCCTGCGCACGACGATAGCACCGCCCTCCGCCATCGTGCTTTCGGCCTGGGCGCAGGATCCATCCAAGGGCGGCATCCCGATCGTCACCGCCAACAGCGCTGGTCCGGCGAACTCGGTGGTGGAAGCCTCTGTCGAAGCGGACGGAATCGTCGCCATCCAGATCACGACGGGCGACGGCGTGCTGGTACAGCTCAGTTTCGTGCCGATGAGTGACGGCGCATTGGTGGGCTGGAAGGAAGTGCCGGGCATCTCGTATCCGTTTACGCTTCCGCTCTCACACCCCGATTACCCGGCGTCGCCTGGACCGGTGAACCTCTCCGCCGCCGAGGCACAAGGACTCGCTCGCGTCGAGTACGGCTTGCCAACCGCGTGGGCCGGCACTCGATTTCAGGATCTGCACACGCAGTTGGTCACACTCGTCCAGGGCGGTCCAACAGGTCCGTCGATGGCCAGCAAGTCCGTCTCGATCCTGACGCCGCCGGCGCAACCCGCCGTTCCCACGTACTACCCCCTCGATCTCGTGCTCGTTGGCGCACTGAATCCCGCACTGGCCCAGATCGTCGGCGTCTATTGGATCGACCAGGCCAAGGCGTCCGGCCAGGATCCGATGTTCGCAACAACGGTGTACGACTACATGTTGGTGGCCGCCCACCAGCAATCGCTCGGCACGACCGCCGCTGACGCGCTTCGCTGGCTGCGGCTGAATGGCCTCAGCACCGTTGATTCGTGCGTCATCTCGAACAAGAGTCTCCTCACTCCCGCGCCTCAGCTCGTTCCGCCGACGGGCAGCGAATGTTACGCCCTGCCGAGCGGCGGCCTGCTGCCAATCGACGCCGGTTTGTCTCATCGCAACCACGTCGGGCTGCGGTGGGATCTCAAAGGCCCGGGGCAACGCGCCATCGATCCGCGCGCGGTGATGTATCACGTGTGGCGGACGGATCTCGGCACTGCGGATCAACCCGCGACGCCCGGCACCTACACGCCGCTCACGGCTCAAAGCCCCGTCGTCATCGTCGCGCCCGACGCGCCGGCACAACTGCCCGCCCCACCTCCCGACTGGCCGCCAGATCCGCTCTTGTACTTCGATCTCCGGCTGGCGGACGGCTGGTACGGCTACACGGTGAGCGGTGTCGACCTGTTCGGCCGGCACAGCGCGGCGAGCGCGCCTGCACCTTGGCGCCAGTGGTCGCCGGCGCCCATCCCGGCGCCGTGGTACTTCAAGCAGCCGGCTGCGGCCGACATGGTGGTGCACCCGACCGCCATCCAACTCCTCGACCGCTCGCTGCCGCCGCCGCCGACCGGCATCCAGGCGCTCGCGCTGGACGATGCCGATCCCACGCTGGTGAAGGACGCCGCCTATGCGACGTGGCGCGCAACCATCGTGGGCGCGGCCTGGTTCCAGGCGCTGACGAGCGACGGGCAGCGCACGTTCACCGGGCTCCGCGTCCGCTGGCTGTGGACGCACGCACACATGCGCCAGGCGCCCGACGTGCAGGAGTTCCGCATCTACTTCCAGTCGGGCCAGGTGGATGTGTTGCAGGGGACGGTCGTCGCTGTGACCGCCGCCACCGCGACCGAATCGGATCTGGTGACCGATATTGCCGGCAACCGACCGGCCGACACGTTTGCGGGCGCGTCGATTCGCGTGGGACTCGACGCCTTCAAGATCGAGTCGACGCAGGCAGGCTCACCTCTTCGCCTGCGCGTCACCAACATCGGCCCGTTGAGAGATGTTGCGCCGCAGTCGAACAAGAGCTGTTCGATCGCCATCCCCGAGGGGCATGTTGAGTTCGTGGATTACACCGATCCAACGGCATGGGAGGAGCGTTTTGCGATCGTCCCGTACGCCGATTCGCGGGGAGTGGCCGTACAGATTCCGGCAGCGGACGCGCTCGGCGTACTCCTGGACGGCGTTGGAGCCGCCGTCGCAGGCACTCGCGTCAGTCTGGACGGATTGCCGGACTTGTCGGGCCTGGCCGGCGTCGGCGAGCAACTCGTGCTCGATGCCGACACGAATCGCACGAACCGCACATACCTGATTGTCGCGGTAGACGATACCAACAAGCAGGTTGAGGTCGACGGATCGCCGAATACCGCTGGCGCGCTGTCGGCGTGGCGCATCGTCTACCCCTTGCGCAGCTACGATGTCCTGCTTCCGCTGGCGACAGACGCAGAGCACAGCGGCATTTCGCTCGCCACTCCCCTCGCAAGACCTGTGGCGTACGGCCAGGTGAGCGTGAGCGCCGCCGATCAGAAGTCGTACGCGCGCGATGCACGCACGACGGGTCGCCTCGCCAATCGCAACGGCAACGAGAGCCCGGTGGGCAACAAGGCCACTGTCTTCCGTGTTCGTCGCGAGCCTCCGCCAGCGCCGACTCTGCCGCCAGCGGACTCTGACGTACTGCTCGCCACTCGAGCCGACTACCTGGCACATTCGTTCTTCACCTTCCGATGGCTCCCGATCGCGAACACGCAGACCGACGTGTTCCGGGCTCTCGACGAATCGGTCTTCGACGCCGACTGGGAGAAACCGGTTGCCGAGCGCCTCCAGCTCGATCC
The window above is part of the Vicinamibacterales bacterium genome. Proteins encoded here:
- a CDS encoding DEAD/DEAH box helicase family protein, which translates into the protein MPSRPIPLLASRTSPPQEKIALFRSLFRGREDVYPRRFESRRTGKAGYQPACGNEWVRGLCEKPRIKCTDCPQRRFLPVTDDVISWHLTGKDAAGLPFVAGVYPLLLDETCHFLAIDFDKEGWQEDAVAFLATCRRFDLPAALERSRSGRGGHVWMFFDRAIPAALARRLGSFLLTETMEGRPDIGLDSYDRLFPNQDTMPQGGFGNLIALPLQKRARDQGHSVFLNDNLSPWLDQWAFLAGVRRVSRDHAERLAQEAEHNGRILGVRLPPDEDDDDAPWIAPPSRGHKDPPVTGLLPKSIEIVQANQLYIPKDGLNPGLRNRLLRVAAFQNPEFYAAQAMRFSTFGKPRVVACAEDHPHHIGLPRGCLDDVRAVLHNAGVRTVLRDERQAGTNLDVRFQGELRVDQQRAAEAMLRHDTGVLAATTAFGKTVIAAWLIARRGVNALVLVHRRQLMDQWVDRLSTFLGVPSKAIGRIGGGRDRATGRLDVAIIQSLVRKGVVDDRVADYGHLIVDECHHLSAQSFENVARQSKARFVLGLSATVIRKDGHHPIIFMQCGPVRHRVDPRTQAAAHPFEHIVLVQPTAFLPLREPESDRRLEFQALYQGLVEDDQRNHRICADVVEAVSTGRSPLVLTERNEHLDRLEAGIVGQVAHVIILRAGLGKKQRLAMAERLTSVPPGEGRVILATGKYIGEGFDDPRLDTLFLTLPVSWRGTVAQYAGRLHRLHDGKRDVRVFDYADLNVPMLARMFDRRCRGYEAIGYQILLPASAIPGWPADVILPSDPVWKRDYSGSVRRLVRDGVDVPLASLFVHAARAVPPDAEGAERARSATEEFLFRRLETLVETKGRFTLNECLPIPFDGHGRLEVDLLSAETRVAVELDGGQHLADPAAYRRDRRKDQLLQENGYFVLRFLAEDVGMWLDQVLDAILRTLSGRRRSSSI
- a CDS encoding integrase core domain-containing protein, with the protein product MDTLPPPLAFFVLLFAGWVNRQQQAVIDYLLEENRVLPAAHGSRRFRLTDDQRRRLAVKGQVLGRRRLADIAGIVTPDTILRWYRRLVAAKYDGSQTRRPGRPPTTPDIAALVVRMATENPTWGYTRIRGGLKRLGHAVARNTIKAILNDHGIEPAPERGTKTPWKTFLAAHWDGLAAADFFTVEVLTMRGLVRYVVCFVMKLKTRTVKIAGITRQPDEAWMMQVARNLTDAHDGFLRGVTHLILDRDPLYPAAFRRLLRRSGVTPLVLPAWRPNLNAFAEQFVRSVKSECLERIVPLGEGHLRAAVRAFVEHYRAERPHQGLGNEIIAPKTPSIGTGPVTCRARLGGVLKFYDREAA